One Kitasatospora sp. NBC_01287 DNA window includes the following coding sequences:
- a CDS encoding cupin domain-containing protein, whose amino-acid sequence MTLIDPTSAAPVLVRADEAELLGAPPATIQLLADGSDTSGALSAVRTRMGKGTAGPGPHLHHRAPEIFFVIEGALDVLLGEEIVTARDGDFLLVPPQTVHAFRTPADHGVDLLFLMPGTDRFEYFRLVERIRQGQASPQEILDTQERFDNHFVPSTLWESGADGGA is encoded by the coding sequence ATGACCCTGATCGACCCGACGAGCGCCGCCCCGGTACTGGTCCGCGCGGACGAGGCGGAGCTGCTGGGCGCGCCTCCCGCCACCATCCAGCTGCTGGCCGACGGCAGCGACACCAGCGGCGCCCTGAGCGCCGTCCGCACCAGGATGGGCAAGGGCACCGCCGGCCCCGGCCCGCACCTCCACCACCGCGCACCCGAGATCTTCTTCGTCATCGAGGGCGCGCTCGACGTGCTGCTGGGCGAGGAGATCGTCACCGCCCGCGACGGTGACTTCCTCCTGGTGCCCCCGCAGACCGTGCACGCCTTCCGCACCCCGGCCGACCACGGCGTGGACCTGCTCTTCCTCATGCCGGGCACCGACCGCTTCGAGTACTTCCGCCTGGTCGAGCGGATCAGGCAGGGCCAGGCGAGCCCGCAGGAGATCCTCGACACCCAGGAGCGGTTCGACAACCACTTCGTGCCGAGCACCCTCTGGGAGTCGGGCGCGGACGGCGGCGCGTGA
- a CDS encoding NAD(P)-dependent oxidoreductase, protein MNVGFIGLGAMGREMAAQLLKAGHRVRVWNRSPEPVAALVELGAEAAATPAAALSGEVLISMLADDAAVADLLLDEVLLASAAVAVHVNMATVSPELARRAAELHQRHGIGYVAAPVLGRTDVAAAGNLNILAAGEAALLDRVAPLFEAIGRHTYRLGERPELANVAKISANFLLVSAVEALAEATALAEANGLAAADLLEVLTGTVFPGPVYAGYGSMIAERRYDPAFRLALGLKDVNLALDAGTAAHVPLPIASVLRDALLDGIAHGEGELDLAALGETARRRAGSA, encoded by the coding sequence ATGAACGTCGGTTTCATCGGACTGGGCGCCATGGGACGCGAGATGGCAGCCCAGTTGCTCAAGGCGGGCCACCGGGTCCGGGTCTGGAACCGCTCCCCCGAACCGGTGGCGGCGCTGGTCGAGCTGGGCGCCGAGGCGGCGGCCACACCGGCCGCGGCGCTGTCGGGCGAGGTGCTGATCTCGATGCTCGCCGACGACGCGGCAGTGGCGGACCTGCTGCTCGACGAGGTGCTGCTCGCCTCCGCCGCCGTCGCGGTGCACGTCAACATGGCCACGGTCTCACCGGAGTTGGCCCGCCGCGCCGCCGAGCTGCACCAGCGGCACGGCATCGGCTACGTCGCCGCTCCGGTGCTGGGCCGCACCGACGTGGCGGCGGCCGGCAACCTCAACATCCTGGCGGCGGGAGAGGCGGCGCTGCTCGACCGGGTGGCGCCACTCTTCGAGGCGATCGGCCGCCACACCTACCGGCTCGGTGAGCGACCGGAGTTGGCCAACGTGGCGAAGATCAGCGCCAACTTCCTGCTGGTCTCCGCGGTGGAGGCGCTCGCCGAGGCCACCGCACTCGCCGAGGCCAACGGCCTGGCCGCCGCCGACCTGCTGGAGGTGCTCACCGGCACCGTCTTCCCCGGCCCGGTCTACGCCGGCTACGGCTCGATGATCGCCGAGCGGCGCTACGACCCCGCCTTCCGCCTCGCCCTGGGCCTCAAGGACGTCAACCTCGCCCTGGACGCGGGTACCGCCGCCCATGTCCCGCTGCCGATCGCGAGCGTGCTGCGGGACGCCCTGCTGGACGGAATCGCCCACGGTGAAGGCGAGTTGGACCTGGCGGCCCTGGGCGAGACGGCCCGGCGCCGGGCGGGGTCGGCATAA